From Paraburkholderia sabiae, a single genomic window includes:
- the infB gene encoding translation initiation factor IF-2, whose amino-acid sequence MASNNVAQFAAELKMPAGVLLEQLQAAGVQKASEDDALSETDKARLLDHLRRSHGSNDADKRKITLTKRHTSEIKQSDATGKARTIQVEVRKKRTFVRRDEAVDQPAEATGNGQEAAAEDLELQRREEEARHEAELLEKQAQELKARQDQLALEEAERQAREQAAEAERRRAEEEAAKKRAAAVAEAAAAAREQAEQERASQDEERAAAERAAQREAAKKAEDAAREQAEKARLEQEEIAKRRAKAEAEARAIREMMNTPRKAQVKAPEPPPKPAEAPKPAEAKGTLHKPARPAGETSARPAAKKPAPAAAAQPAATAQPAGPGGDKKKAGGKGGWQDDAAKRRGIKTRGDTSGGVDRGWRGGPKGRGKHQESTTFQAPTEPIVREVHVPETITVADLAHKMSVKASEVIKVMMKLGQMVTINQMLDQETAMIVVEELGHHAVAAKLDDPEAMLVEGEISDAPQLPRPPVVTVMGHVDHGKTSLLDYIRRAKVAAGEAGGITQHIGAYHVETPRGVITFLDTPGHEAFTAMRARGAKATDIVILVVAADDGVMPQTKEAISHAKAGGVPLVVAINKIDKPDANPDRVKQELVAEGVVPEEYGGDSPFVSVSAKTGAGIDDLLENVLLQAEVLELKAPVEAPAKGLVIEAKLDKGKGPVATILVQSGTLNRGDVVLAGSAYGRVRAMLDETGKPTKSAGPSIPVEIQGLSEVPAAGEEVIVMPDDRKAREVALFRQGKFRDVKLAKQQAAKLENMLEQMGEGEVQYLPLIVKADVQGSQEALVQSLLKLSNDEVRVQIVHSAVGGISESDVNLATASKAVIIGFNTRADAQARKLAETNGIDIRYYNIIYDAVDEVKAAMSGMLAPEKREVVTGMVEVRQVFKVPKVGSVAGCMVTDGVVKRSSSVRVLRNNVVIHTGELDSLKRFKDDVKEVRQGFECGMSVKNFNDIQEGDQFEVFEVTEVARTL is encoded by the coding sequence ATGGCGAGTAACAACGTAGCCCAATTTGCCGCGGAACTGAAAATGCCTGCAGGCGTGCTGCTCGAGCAGCTGCAGGCGGCGGGCGTCCAGAAAGCGAGTGAAGACGATGCTTTGTCCGAGACGGACAAGGCGCGTCTGCTCGACCACTTGCGCAGGTCGCACGGCTCGAACGATGCTGACAAGCGCAAGATCACGCTGACCAAGCGGCATACGTCGGAGATCAAGCAGTCCGACGCGACGGGTAAAGCTCGTACCATTCAGGTCGAGGTGCGCAAGAAGCGTACGTTCGTCCGCCGCGATGAGGCTGTCGATCAGCCCGCGGAAGCAACGGGCAATGGTCAGGAAGCAGCCGCGGAAGATCTCGAACTGCAGCGTCGCGAGGAAGAAGCACGTCACGAAGCCGAGCTGCTCGAAAAGCAGGCTCAGGAGCTGAAGGCGCGCCAGGATCAACTCGCCCTCGAGGAAGCCGAGCGTCAGGCACGCGAACAGGCTGCCGAAGCCGAGCGTCGTCGCGCCGAAGAGGAAGCGGCGAAGAAGCGTGCTGCGGCAGTGGCCGAAGCGGCAGCCGCGGCTCGCGAGCAGGCCGAGCAGGAACGCGCATCGCAGGACGAAGAGCGCGCAGCAGCGGAACGCGCTGCACAGCGCGAAGCGGCGAAGAAGGCCGAAGATGCTGCGCGTGAGCAGGCCGAAAAGGCGCGTCTCGAACAGGAAGAAATCGCGAAGCGTCGTGCGAAGGCGGAAGCCGAAGCGCGCGCAATCCGCGAAATGATGAACACGCCGCGCAAGGCGCAGGTCAAGGCGCCGGAACCGCCGCCGAAGCCGGCCGAGGCGCCAAAGCCCGCGGAAGCGAAGGGTACGCTGCACAAGCCGGCGCGTCCGGCTGGCGAAACGTCGGCACGTCCGGCCGCGAAGAAGCCGGCGCCCGCAGCAGCGGCGCAACCGGCAGCGACTGCGCAGCCGGCTGGTCCCGGCGGCGACAAGAAGAAGGCCGGCGGCAAGGGCGGCTGGCAGGACGACGCAGCGAAGCGCCGTGGTATCAAGACGCGCGGCGACACGAGCGGCGGCGTCGATCGCGGCTGGCGTGGCGGTCCGAAGGGCCGTGGCAAGCATCAGGAATCCACGACCTTCCAGGCGCCGACCGAACCGATCGTGCGTGAAGTGCACGTGCCGGAAACCATCACGGTTGCCGATCTCGCGCACAAGATGTCGGTGAAGGCTTCGGAAGTCATCAAGGTGATGATGAAGCTCGGCCAGATGGTTACGATCAACCAGATGCTGGACCAGGAAACGGCGATGATCGTCGTCGAAGAACTGGGCCACCATGCTGTCGCGGCCAAGCTGGACGATCCGGAAGCGATGCTCGTCGAAGGCGAAATCTCCGACGCGCCGCAGCTGCCGCGTCCGCCTGTCGTCACGGTCATGGGTCACGTCGACCACGGCAAGACCTCGCTGCTGGACTACATCCGTCGCGCGAAGGTTGCGGCGGGCGAAGCGGGCGGCATTACGCAGCACATCGGCGCGTATCACGTCGAAACGCCGCGCGGCGTCATCACGTTCCTCGATACGCCGGGTCACGAAGCGTTCACGGCAATGCGTGCACGCGGTGCGAAGGCAACCGACATCGTGATTCTGGTCGTTGCAGCGGATGATGGCGTCATGCCGCAGACGAAGGAAGCCATCTCGCACGCGAAGGCGGGTGGCGTGCCGCTCGTCGTTGCGATCAACAAGATCGACAAGCCGGATGCGAATCCGGACCGCGTCAAGCAGGAACTCGTCGCGGAAGGCGTCGTGCCGGAAGAGTACGGTGGCGATTCGCCGTTCGTGTCGGTGTCGGCGAAAACGGGCGCGGGTATCGACGATCTGCTCGAAAACGTGCTGCTGCAGGCGGAAGTGCTGGAACTGAAGGCACCTGTCGAAGCACCGGCGAAGGGCCTCGTGATCGAAGCGAAGCTCGACAAGGGTAAGGGTCCGGTTGCAACGATCCTCGTCCAGTCGGGTACGCTCAATCGCGGCGACGTCGTGCTGGCAGGCAGCGCCTACGGCCGTGTGCGTGCAATGCTCGACGAAACGGGCAAGCCGACCAAGTCGGCAGGTCCGTCGATCCCGGTCGAAATTCAAGGTCTGTCGGAAGTGCCGGCGGCGGGCGAAGAAGTCATCGTCATGCCGGACGACCGTAAGGCGCGTGAAGTCGCACTGTTCCGTCAAGGCAAGTTCCGCGACGTGAAGCTGGCGAAGCAGCAGGCCGCGAAGCTCGAAAACATGCTCGAGCAGATGGGCGAAGGCGAAGTGCAATACCTGCCGCTCATCGTCAAGGCGGACGTGCAGGGTTCGCAGGAAGCGCTGGTGCAGTCGCTGCTCAAGCTGTCGAACGACGAAGTGCGCGTGCAGATCGTGCACAGCGCGGTCGGCGGAATCAGCGAGTCGGACGTCAATCTGGCTACGGCATCGAAGGCGGTCATCATCGGCTTCAACACGCGTGCGGATGCGCAGGCTCGCAAGCTGGCCGAGACCAACGGTATCGACATCCGTTACTACAACATCATCTACGACGCAGTGGATGAGGTGAAGGCGGCGATGTCGGGCATGTTGGCGCCGGAAAAGCGCGAAGTCGTTACGGGCATGGTCGAAGTGCGTCAGGTCTTCAAGGTGCCGAAGGTTGGCTCGGTGGCCGGCTGTATGGTCACGGACGGTGTGGTCAAGCGTTCGTCGTCGGTGCGCGTGCTGCGCAACAACGTCGTCATCCACACGGGCGAGCTCGATTCGCTCAAGCGCTTCAAGGACGATGTCAAGGAAGTGCGTCAGGGCTTCGAGTGCGGTATGTCGGTGAAGAACTTCAACGACATCCAGGAAGGCGACCAGTTCGAAGTCTTCGAAGTCACGGAAGTCGCGCGTACGCTGTAA